Proteins from one Planctomycetota bacterium genomic window:
- the hisA gene encoding 1-(5-phosphoribosyl)-5-[(5-phosphoribosylamino)methylideneamino]imidazole-4-carboxamide isomerase, whose amino-acid sequence MVFLFPAIDLRDGKVVRLLKGDYDKQTTYAANPVEQAKAFADAGATWLHVVDLDGARAGEPVNLPIIESICKATKMHVEVGGGIRNDTTIRRLLDAGVHRAVLGSAALQNWEWFKCTVHDNFPDQLVLGLDARKGKLAVEGWEKELEMTAVMVAEKVSDWPLAAIVFTDIATDGTLAGPNVQSTREIAELTRVPIVSSGGVGTLDHLRALRDLPLQGAIVGRALYDGAFTIAEAIRVFERGG is encoded by the coding sequence ATCGTGTTCTTATTTCCAGCGATTGATCTGCGCGACGGCAAAGTCGTCCGGCTGCTCAAGGGCGATTACGACAAGCAGACGACCTACGCCGCGAACCCGGTCGAGCAGGCCAAGGCGTTCGCAGACGCCGGCGCGACCTGGCTTCATGTCGTCGACCTCGACGGCGCGCGGGCCGGCGAGCCGGTCAACCTCCCCATCATCGAGAGCATCTGCAAGGCGACGAAGATGCACGTCGAAGTCGGCGGCGGCATCCGCAACGACACCACCATCCGCCGCCTCCTCGACGCCGGCGTCCACCGCGCCGTGCTCGGGTCGGCGGCCCTGCAGAACTGGGAATGGTTCAAGTGCACCGTGCACGACAACTTCCCCGATCAGCTCGTTCTCGGCCTTGACGCCCGCAAGGGCAAGCTCGCGGTCGAAGGATGGGAAAAGGAACTGGAGATGACCGCCGTGATGGTCGCCGAGAAAGTCAGCGACTGGCCCCTTGCCGCGATCGTCTTCACCGACATCGCCACCGACGGCACGCTCGCCGGCCCGAATGTCCAATCGACGCGCGAAATCGCCGAGCTGACCCGCGTGCCCATCGTCTCCAGCGGCGGCGTCGGCACGCTCGATCACCTCCGCGCCCTGCGCGATCTGCCCTTACAGGGCGCGATCGTCGGACGCGCCCTCTATGATGGTGCATTCACCATTGCGGAGGCGATCCGTGTCTTTGAACGCGGCGGATAA
- a CDS encoding heavy metal translocating P-type ATPase — protein MALGLCRHGGGHGLAADRRGRDGGLLDRHPPDARRPRRRHATVRPARHAPPRPPHVHPHRPRRPLHHLHPRRHEHRARRRRRHADRRGATGADAQPRQNLLQTPTVTNLAAHPGSILRSPSAAKALCTHCRLPVPAGLIEPGAAQQFCCSGCRTAHQIIHECGLDAFYKLRESGDAFNEPTRGTDAAYGEYDDPQFIALYAAPAPAGCRSIDLRLEGVHCAACVWLIEKLPRVLPGVIEARLTMHKATVRIVWDPSRLALSRIARVLDNLGYPSHPSRRTPAQQINTLEDRRLLWRIAVAGAIAGNVMLMAVALYAGMFSGMDAWERTLFRYGNMLLGVLALAWPGRVFLRGAVAAVRTRTPHMDLPIALGLIAGGVAGAVNTIRGSGEIYFDSLTVLIFLLLVGRWLQHRQQRRAADALELLFSLTPRSARRIVGDAIESIAVESLNVGDLIEVRAGENLPADGRIVEGHSELDRSLLTGESAPCAVGPGDAVLAAMVNIAAPLRVRVEASGADTRLGQLVRLVEECTSRRAPIVQFADRIAGVFVIVVIALAIGTWGVWQWIDPAMAIDHAVALLIVACPCALGLATPMALAVGIGRAAKRHILIKGGDTLERLAAPGPAGLLLLDKTGTLTTGIAAMRLWHGDPSLKSAVLAIESQSTHPRARAIVAALQAEGVTTSDETWQVRQLTDGGIRADLQGRRMVIGSIDLMHRFAITIDEVRGAWINDCLDRGLSPVCVAIGDRIEAVIGFGDELREDARAAIRALRRMGWRIGIASGDHARVVQRIAHELEIDPAMAIGRMSPEDKLTMVERERERGPVVMIGDGVNDAAALAAATVGIAVHGGAEASMAAADVYLGEPGLAGIVRIMHAARRTVRAIHRNLYVSLGYNAAAVGLAMLGLLNPLIAAVLMPLSSLSVLGLSMGVRTFGEDGP, from the coding sequence ATGGCTCTGGGCCTTTGCCGTCACGGCGGCGGGCACGGCCTCGCCGCTGATCGGCGCGGCCGTGATGGCGGCCTTCTGGATCGGCACCCTCCCGATGCTCGTCGCCCTCGGCGCCGGCATGCGACAGTTCGCCCGGCGCGCCACGCCCCGCCTCGCCCTCCTCATGTCCATCCTCATCGTCCTCGTCGGCCTCTACACCATCTACACCCGCGCCGGCATGAGCATCGAGCCCGTCGCCGCCGCCGCCACGCCGACCGACGCGGCGCAACAGGTGCGGATGCTCAGCCCCGACAAAACCTGCTGCAAACCCCAACCGTGACGAACCTCGCCGCACATCCCGGCTCGATCCTCCGCTCGCCATCGGCGGCGAAGGCGCTCTGTACGCACTGCCGTCTGCCCGTCCCCGCCGGTCTGATCGAACCGGGCGCCGCGCAGCAATTCTGCTGTAGCGGCTGCCGCACCGCGCATCAGATCATTCACGAATGCGGCCTCGATGCGTTCTACAAGCTGCGCGAATCCGGCGACGCCTTCAACGAGCCGACCCGCGGGACCGATGCCGCGTACGGCGAATATGACGATCCGCAGTTCATCGCGCTCTACGCCGCGCCCGCGCCGGCGGGGTGCCGGAGCATCGACCTGCGCCTCGAAGGCGTGCACTGCGCCGCCTGCGTCTGGCTCATCGAGAAACTGCCGCGCGTGCTGCCGGGCGTAATCGAAGCGCGGCTCACGATGCACAAGGCGACCGTCCGCATCGTGTGGGACCCGTCGCGCCTCGCCCTCTCGCGCATCGCCCGCGTGCTCGACAATCTCGGCTACCCCTCGCATCCGTCGCGCCGCACGCCCGCGCAGCAGATCAACACGCTCGAAGACCGCCGGCTTCTTTGGCGCATCGCCGTCGCCGGCGCGATCGCCGGCAACGTGATGCTCATGGCCGTCGCCCTCTACGCCGGGATGTTCAGCGGGATGGACGCGTGGGAGCGCACGCTCTTCCGATACGGCAACATGCTGCTGGGCGTCCTGGCGCTGGCCTGGCCCGGGCGCGTGTTTCTGCGCGGGGCCGTCGCCGCCGTCCGCACCCGCACGCCGCACATGGACCTGCCCATCGCGCTGGGCCTCATCGCCGGGGGCGTGGCGGGCGCGGTCAATACGATTCGCGGCTCCGGGGAAATCTACTTCGATTCGCTCACGGTGCTGATCTTTCTGCTGCTCGTCGGCCGCTGGCTTCAGCATCGCCAGCAGCGCCGGGCCGCCGACGCGCTGGAACTGCTCTTTTCGCTCACGCCCCGCAGCGCCCGGCGCATCGTCGGCGACGCCATCGAATCGATCGCCGTCGAATCGTTGAACGTCGGCGACCTCATCGAGGTGCGGGCCGGCGAGAATCTCCCGGCGGACGGGCGGATCGTGGAAGGTCATTCGGAGTTGGACCGCTCGCTGTTGACGGGCGAATCGGCCCCCTGCGCGGTCGGACCCGGCGACGCGGTGCTGGCGGCGATGGTGAATATCGCCGCGCCGCTGCGCGTGCGCGTCGAGGCCTCCGGCGCGGACACGCGACTCGGACAGCTTGTCCGTCTCGTGGAGGAATGCACCAGCCGTCGCGCCCCGATTGTCCAGTTCGCCGACCGCATCGCCGGCGTGTTCGTCATCGTCGTCATCGCGCTGGCGATAGGAACGTGGGGCGTGTGGCAATGGATCGATCCGGCGATGGCGATTGATCACGCGGTGGCGCTGCTGATCGTGGCGTGTCCCTGCGCGCTGGGGCTGGCCACGCCGATGGCGCTGGCCGTCGGCATCGGCCGCGCCGCCAAACGGCACATCCTCATCAAAGGCGGCGACACGCTCGAACGCCTCGCCGCCCCGGGTCCCGCCGGCCTGCTCCTGCTCGACAAAACCGGCACGCTCACGACCGGCATCGCGGCGATGCGCCTCTGGCACGGCGACCCATCGCTCAAAAGCGCCGTGCTCGCCATCGAATCGCAATCGACGCATCCGCGCGCCAGGGCCATCGTCGCGGCGCTGCAAGCCGAGGGCGTCACGACGAGCGACGAAACATGGCAGGTCCGCCAACTCACCGACGGCGGCATCCGCGCCGACCTTCAGGGCCGCCGAATGGTCATCGGGTCGATCGACCTGATGCATCGATTCGCCATCACGATCGACGAGGTCCGCGGCGCATGGATCAACGATTGTCTGGACCGCGGGCTTTCGCCGGTCTGTGTCGCGATCGGCGATCGCATCGAAGCGGTGATCGGCTTCGGCGACGAGTTGCGCGAAGACGCCCGCGCGGCGATCCGGGCGCTGCGCCGGATGGGATGGCGCATCGGCATCGCGTCCGGCGATCATGCGCGCGTCGTGCAACGCATCGCGCACGAACTGGAGATCGATCCGGCGATGGCGATCGGGCGGATGTCGCCGGAGGACAAGCTGACGATGGTCGAGCGCGAGCGGGAGCGCGGGCCGGTCGTCATGATCGGCGACGGCGTCAACGACGCGGCCGCGCTGGCCGCGGCGACGGTCGGCATCGCGGTGCACGGCGGAGCGGAAGCGAGCATGGCGGCGGCGGATGTGTACCTCGGCGAGCCGGGACTGGCGGGGATTGTGCGGATCATGCACGCGGCCCGGCGGACGGTCCGCGCGATTCACCGCAACCTGTACGTCTCGCTGGGCTACAACGCCGCGGCGGTCGGACTGGCGATGCTCGGCCTGCTCAACCCGCTCATCGCCGCGGTGCTGATGCCGCTCAGTTCGCTATCCGTGCTGGGCCTGTCGATGGGCGTCCGCACGTTCGGGGAGGACGGGCCATGA
- a CDS encoding SGNH/GDSL hydrolase family protein, whose translation MQRPACSSTLVIFAILFALHALQVAPAATGEPDGTAEKAAKEKEDARRAAAFDAWVATLPPDQQKWEHVLAENLGSFYLPIYQMQKVDRHEETAWDYVKDDPSLPRVLLIGDSISRGYTVPTRHALDGKVNLHRAPANCGPTSYGLDHLDAWLGDGHWNLIHFNFGIHDVNRKTSRADYLANLNKLIDRLQATGAKLVWATSTPLNTDDAHRQGIIDFNAAAAELMKKRGVAIDDLYTAILPHVDEWQNPKDHCHYGAPGYEFLGSVVSQNILENLKSSEKLQ comes from the coding sequence ATGCAACGACCCGCCTGCTCATCGACGCTCGTGATCTTCGCGATCCTGTTTGCTTTGCACGCCCTCCAAGTCGCGCCCGCCGCCACCGGCGAACCCGATGGCACCGCCGAAAAGGCCGCCAAGGAAAAGGAGGACGCCCGCCGGGCCGCCGCCTTCGACGCTTGGGTCGCCACGCTGCCGCCTGATCAGCAGAAGTGGGAGCACGTGCTCGCCGAAAACCTCGGCTCGTTCTATCTGCCGATCTATCAGATGCAGAAAGTCGATCGGCACGAGGAGACGGCCTGGGACTATGTCAAAGATGATCCATCCCTGCCGCGCGTCCTGCTCATCGGCGATTCCATCTCACGCGGCTACACCGTGCCGACACGCCACGCCCTCGACGGCAAAGTCAATCTCCACCGCGCCCCCGCCAACTGCGGGCCGACCTCTTATGGGCTTGACCATCTCGATGCATGGCTCGGTGACGGGCACTGGAATCTGATCCACTTCAACTTCGGCATCCACGATGTCAATCGCAAAACATCGCGCGCCGACTATCTCGCTAATTTAAATAAGCTCATCGATCGGCTTCAGGCCACCGGCGCCAAGCTCGTCTGGGCCACTTCCACACCGCTCAACACCGATGACGCCCATCGTCAGGGCATCATTGACTTCAACGCCGCCGCCGCCGAGCTCATGAAAAAGCGCGGCGTCGCCATCGATGATCTTTACACCGCGATTCTCCCGCACGTCGATGAATGGCAGAACCCCAAGGACCATTGCCACTACGGCGCCCCCGGCTACGAGTTCCTCGGCTCCGTCGTCTCGCAGAATATCCTCGAAAACCTGAAATCCTCGGAGAAACTACAATAA
- the nadB gene encoding L-aspartate oxidase, with translation MHAIFEDRRYLIPFRSALLPQIFTDVLVVGSGVAGLSAAMSASAHSDVIVLAKSAMDLSNTAWAQGGIAAVVDEGDTTDSHIRETLEAGAGLCDEPVVRRIIEAGPERVQQLIKMGMPFDRDESGALALGREGGQSAHRILHADGDATGHALAQTMIRAIARHDRVRVFDHCFALDLLTDPSPGETGGRCLGAITHHPKYGLQVIWAKATILASGGCGQIYRETTNPPVATGDGMAMAYRAGAKLADMEFVQFHPTVLYIAGASRALISEAVRGEGAYLVDRRERRFMLDVHELAELAPRDIVARAINRQITSGIDASVYLDARHIGRERFTARFPGITALLARFDLDPSQDLIPIRPAAHYMCGGVWVDEQARTNIPGLYACGEVACTGLHGANRLASNSLLEGLVCGNEAGAACHESVSQAVPLPMKIVSDIRPSDRSELDLPDVLSTLRSVMWRHVGIERSGSQLEDVSEMYEFWARYTLDKIFDDRTGWQVQNMLLIGALITQAANWRTESRGAHYRTDFPHDDPNLRMHACWQHGLSEAQTLPVRDPIPAVS, from the coding sequence ATGCACGCCATCTTCGAGGACCGACGCTATCTCATCCCCTTCCGCTCGGCGCTCCTGCCGCAGATCTTCACCGATGTGCTGGTCGTCGGCTCCGGCGTGGCGGGACTCAGCGCGGCGATGTCCGCCAGCGCGCACAGCGATGTGATCGTGCTGGCCAAAAGCGCGATGGACCTGTCCAACACCGCATGGGCCCAGGGCGGGATCGCTGCCGTCGTCGATGAAGGCGACACCACTGATTCGCATATCCGCGAGACACTCGAAGCCGGGGCGGGACTGTGCGATGAACCCGTCGTGCGACGCATCATCGAAGCCGGCCCCGAGCGCGTGCAGCAACTCATCAAGATGGGCATGCCATTCGATCGTGACGAAAGCGGCGCTCTCGCCCTCGGTCGCGAAGGCGGTCAATCCGCCCATCGAATTCTCCACGCCGACGGCGACGCCACCGGTCACGCCCTCGCGCAGACCATGATCCGCGCCATCGCCCGACACGATCGCGTGCGCGTCTTTGATCACTGCTTCGCCCTCGATCTGCTCACCGACCCTTCCCCCGGCGAAACCGGCGGCCGATGCCTCGGCGCGATCACGCATCATCCCAAATACGGCCTGCAAGTCATCTGGGCCAAAGCGACCATTCTCGCCAGCGGCGGATGCGGCCAAATCTACCGCGAGACCACCAATCCTCCCGTCGCAACGGGCGACGGCATGGCGATGGCCTATCGCGCCGGCGCGAAGCTCGCCGACATGGAGTTCGTGCAGTTTCATCCGACCGTGCTCTACATCGCTGGTGCGAGTCGCGCTCTGATCAGTGAAGCCGTGCGCGGCGAAGGGGCGTATCTCGTCGACCGGCGCGAGCGAAGGTTCATGCTCGACGTGCATGAACTGGCCGAACTGGCCCCGCGCGATATCGTCGCCCGTGCCATCAATCGTCAGATCACCAGCGGCATCGACGCCAGCGTCTACCTCGACGCCCGGCACATCGGCCGCGAACGATTCACCGCACGATTCCCCGGCATCACCGCCCTGCTCGCCCGCTTCGACCTCGATCCCTCGCAGGACCTGATCCCCATCCGCCCTGCCGCACACTACATGTGCGGCGGCGTCTGGGTCGATGAACAGGCCCGCACCAACATCCCCGGCCTCTACGCCTGCGGTGAAGTCGCCTGCACCGGACTCCACGGCGCCAACCGCCTCGCCTCCAACAGTCTGCTCGAAGGCCTCGTCTGCGGCAACGAAGCCGGGGCGGCGTGCCATGAATCCGTGTCGCAGGCCGTGCCCCTGCCCATGAAGATCGTCTCCGACATCCGCCCCTCCGATCGCAGCGAACTCGACCTGCCCGACGTCCTCTCCACGCTCCGCAGCGTCATGTGGCGACACGTCGGCATCGAACGCAGCGGCTCGCAATTGGAGGACGTTTCGGAAATGTACGAATTCTGGGCTAGATACACGCTTGATAAAATCTTCGATGATCGCACCGGATGGCAGGTTCAGAACATGCTCCTCATCGGCGCTCTGATCACGCAAGCCGCCAACTGGCGCACCGAAAGCCGAGGCGCGCACTACCGCACCGACTTCCCGCACGACGACCCCAACCTCCGTATGCACGCCTGCTGGCAACACGGCTTGTCCGAGGCCCAGACCCTCCCCGTTCGTGACCCCATTCCGGCTGTTTCATGA
- a CDS encoding YchF/TatD family DNA exonuclease has product MIDTHCHLTFPELHTRLDEVLAGAASAGVDRMITIATTPADAVNAQAIAEAHPQVHFACGVHPHYAINVALNELPPLIARAGHDKCVAFGEMGIDYHYPDPPPAVQHEMFQAQLELIRYSEMTKPIILHCRKAVDDTIGHINASGLDPRRFVFHCCTEHPAEVRKILDLGSMISFTGVVTYKNAPEVRESALLVPDGRIMIETDAPYLTPEPHRKIRPNEPKFVPATAAFLADLRGMSLDDFIQLTDANARRFFQF; this is encoded by the coding sequence ATGATCGATACCCATTGCCATCTGACCTTCCCCGAGCTTCATACCCGGCTCGACGAAGTCCTCGCCGGCGCCGCGTCGGCGGGCGTCGATCGGATGATCACGATCGCCACGACTCCCGCCGACGCCGTCAATGCGCAAGCCATCGCCGAAGCGCACCCGCAGGTCCATTTCGCCTGTGGGGTCCATCCGCACTATGCAATCAACGTCGCCCTCAACGAGCTTCCGCCTTTGATCGCACGGGCGGGGCATGATAAGTGCGTCGCCTTCGGCGAGATGGGCATCGACTATCATTACCCCGATCCCCCGCCCGCCGTGCAGCACGAAATGTTTCAGGCCCAGCTCGAACTGATCCGATACAGCGAGATGACCAAGCCGATCATTTTGCATTGCCGCAAAGCCGTCGACGACACGATCGGCCACATCAACGCCTCCGGCCTCGACCCCCGCCGCTTCGTCTTCCATTGCTGCACCGAACACCCCGCCGAAGTCCGCAAAATCCTCGACCTCGGTTCGATGATCTCCTTCACCGGTGTCGTCACGTATAAGAACGCCCCTGAAGTCCGCGAATCCGCCCTGCTCGTCCCCGATGGCCGTATCATGATCGAGACGGATGCGCCTTACCTCACGCCCGAACCCCATCGCAAAATCCGCCCAAACGAACCCAAATTCGTTCCCGCCACCGCCGCCTTCCTCGCTGACCTGCGCGGCATGTCCCTTGACGATTTCATCCAGCTCACTGACGCCAATGCCCGCCGGTTTTTCCAGTTCTGA
- the ccoS gene encoding cbb3-type cytochrome oxidase assembly protein CcoS has product MSVLYLVVPLAILLAGGALAGFAWALRGGQYDDMETPAVRMLFDDEDERGAS; this is encoded by the coding sequence ATGAGCGTGCTGTACCTGGTGGTGCCGTTGGCGATTCTGCTGGCCGGCGGCGCGCTGGCGGGCTTCGCATGGGCCCTGCGCGGCGGGCAGTACGACGACATGGAAACGCCGGCGGTTCGCATGCTTTTTGATGATGAGGATGAACGCGGCGCGTCATGA
- a CDS encoding DUF342 domain-containing protein: MIYPACLNGSSHDRCESPWRQLAVFTLKIAPRECKFSSRRADDLDSPISDTPMTTTHQTVCAPSLVVHRNRLCAILRLPACSPVVLATPEALSKLVEDHGLTLTDEMEALLKEVAARFATYRQDINEIVAEGVAPKPGRDGDIEWVPQYSPDHVARPEAPNGEAINFYEVSAFQFVEADVHVATLLPPRPGKAGVDVFGQPIASEAGKPFPLVCDNSINVLPDGRVMTAKAGIIEHRDQHHLRVSPILRIPGHVDFSTGNVRFDGTVQVGGDVRDQFEVDCTGDVQIGGSIEAAHIRCGGTLRAAGGMAGKDTGRVEVGSHMWARYLDGVRGTVRGRLCVTREILMSQLIVLGDVQLIGGAGSGNAIIGGLLCAAGAVTVQSVGSPAGITTHLRLGFVPEVGKKLDELRETLRKIDADLKYLHHQHDEASDDDDIHFLAGRIANLEARRRESAMEYAGLSREFEKRCFVKLSVTGAIHPGVFITMPQLRLEVLRTMNGPLRLMRMPDGRPRLENGRGEEMNFAEYCRIVETESL; encoded by the coding sequence ATGATTTATCCAGCTTGCCTAAACGGAAGTTCACATGATCGCTGCGAAAGCCCGTGGCGTCAATTGGCCGTTTTCACGCTGAAAATCGCGCCGCGGGAATGTAAGTTTTCCTCAAGGCGGGCCGATGATTTGGATAGCCCCATCTCGGACACGCCTATGACCACCACCCACCAAACCGTCTGCGCTCCGTCACTGGTGGTGCACCGCAATCGGCTGTGCGCGATCCTGCGTCTGCCCGCCTGCAGCCCCGTCGTGCTCGCCACGCCGGAGGCGCTGAGCAAACTCGTGGAGGATCATGGCCTGACGCTCACGGACGAGATGGAGGCCCTGCTCAAGGAAGTCGCCGCCCGCTTCGCCACGTATCGACAGGACATCAACGAGATTGTTGCCGAGGGCGTCGCGCCAAAGCCCGGTCGCGATGGCGACATCGAATGGGTCCCGCAGTATTCGCCCGATCATGTCGCTCGCCCCGAAGCGCCGAACGGCGAGGCGATCAACTTCTATGAAGTCTCCGCGTTCCAGTTCGTCGAGGCGGACGTGCATGTGGCGACGCTACTGCCGCCGCGTCCGGGCAAGGCGGGCGTCGACGTGTTCGGTCAGCCGATCGCATCGGAAGCCGGCAAGCCCTTCCCGCTGGTCTGCGACAACTCGATCAACGTGCTGCCCGACGGACGCGTGATGACCGCGAAGGCGGGCATCATCGAACATCGTGATCAACATCACCTGCGTGTCAGCCCCATCCTCCGCATCCCCGGCCACGTCGACTTCTCCACCGGCAATGTCCGCTTCGACGGCACCGTGCAGGTCGGCGGCGATGTGCGCGATCAATTCGAGGTCGACTGCACGGGCGACGTGCAGATCGGCGGATCCATCGAAGCGGCGCACATCCGCTGCGGCGGCACGCTCCGCGCCGCCGGAGGCATGGCCGGCAAGGACACCGGCCGCGTCGAAGTCGGATCGCACATGTGGGCGCGCTACCTCGATGGCGTGCGCGGCACGGTGCGCGGACGGCTTTGCGTCACGCGCGAAATCCTCATGTCCCAGCTCATCGTGCTCGGCGACGTGCAGCTCATCGGCGGCGCCGGCTCGGGCAACGCCATCATCGGCGGACTCCTCTGCGCCGCCGGGGCCGTGACCGTGCAGAGCGTCGGCAGCCCCGCGGGTATCACGACCCACCTGCGCCTCGGATTCGTCCCCGAAGTCGGCAAGAAACTCGACGAGCTGCGCGAAACACTGAGGAAGATCGACGCGGATCTCAAGTACCTGCATCATCAACATGACGAGGCAAGCGACGACGACGACATTCATTTCCTCGCCGGCCGAATCGCGAATCTTGAAGCCCGCCGGCGCGAATCAGCGATGGAGTACGCCGGTCTGAGCCGGGAATTTGAGAAGCGGTGCTTCGTGAAGCTGTCGGTGACAGGCGCGATTCACCCGGGCGTGTTCATCACCATGCCGCAGCTTCGGCTCGAAGTCCTGCGGACGATGAACGGCCCGCTGCGTCTGATGCGGATGCCCGACGGCCGGCCGCGCCTCGAGAACGGGCGGGGTGAGGAAATGAACTTCGCCGAATATTGCCGCATCGTCGAGACGGAATCACTCTGA
- a CDS encoding TIM barrel protein yields the protein MSRPVTLFTGQWADLPFETMCAKAAEFGYDGIELACWGDHFEVDKALKDKSYCKGRWEILLDHGLTAFAISNHLVGQAVCDLIDERHKLILPKRLWGDGKPEGVRKRAAKEMIDTAKACRRFVDANPNKKGKADPFPAVVNGFTGSSVWHSIYAFPPTDQKFWQRGFDDFAKRWTPILNAFDKVNVNFALEVHPTEIAFDIASAQRALEAVKNHKRFGFNYDPSHLGYQGVDYVKFIYTFGKRIYHVHMKDAQWNRGDGTVGVFGGHTTFADPRRYWDFRSLGHGDVDFEQIICALNDVGYNGPLSVEWEDSRMDREHGAAEAAAFVRDVDFPRSNIAFDGQFDR from the coding sequence ATGTCACGACCCGTCACGCTTTTCACCGGCCAATGGGCCGACCTGCCCTTTGAAACCATGTGCGCCAAGGCCGCCGAGTTCGGATACGACGGCATCGAACTGGCCTGCTGGGGCGACCACTTCGAGGTCGACAAGGCGCTCAAGGACAAGAGCTACTGCAAGGGCCGCTGGGAGATTCTGCTCGATCACGGGCTGACCGCTTTCGCGATCTCCAATCATCTCGTGGGCCAGGCCGTCTGCGACCTGATCGATGAGCGGCACAAGCTGATTCTGCCCAAGCGTCTCTGGGGCGACGGCAAGCCCGAAGGCGTTCGCAAGCGCGCGGCCAAGGAGATGATCGACACCGCCAAGGCCTGCCGCCGATTCGTCGACGCCAATCCCAACAAGAAGGGCAAGGCCGATCCGTTCCCCGCCGTCGTCAACGGGTTCACCGGTTCGAGCGTGTGGCACAGCATCTACGCCTTCCCGCCGACCGATCAGAAATTCTGGCAGCGCGGCTTCGACGATTTCGCCAAGCGGTGGACGCCGATTCTCAATGCCTTCGACAAGGTCAACGTGAACTTCGCCCTCGAAGTGCACCCGACCGAAATCGCCTTCGACATCGCCAGCGCCCAGCGGGCCCTCGAAGCGGTGAAGAACCACAAGCGCTTCGGCTTCAACTACGACCCGTCGCATCTGGGCTATCAGGGCGTCGACTACGTCAAGTTCATCTACACGTTCGGCAAGCGCATCTATCACGTGCACATGAAGGATGCTCAGTGGAACCGCGGCGACGGAACCGTCGGCGTTTTCGGCGGGCACACCACCTTCGCCGACCCGCGACGCTACTGGGACTTCCGCTCGCTGGGACATGGCGATGTGGACTTCGAGCAGATCATCTGCGCCCTCAACGACGTCGGCTACAACGGGCCGCTGTCGGTCGAATGGGAGGACAGCCGCATGGACCGCGAGCACGGCGCCGCCGAAGCCGCCGCCTTCGTCCGCGACGTCGACTTCCCCCGCTCGAACATCGCCTTCGACGGCCAGTTCGACCGCTGA